In one window of Streptomyces sp. FXJ1.172 DNA:
- a CDS encoding L-threonylcarbamoyladenylate synthase: MTARTSDIEKAVGVLRAGGLVALPTETVYGLGANAEDPAAVSRIFQVKGRPPSHPLIVHIGGAEQLGDWVEDVPATARLLAEHFWPGPLTLVLRRGRRVPLEATGGLETEAVRVPDHPVALALLKAFGGGVTAPSANRFGQVSPTTANDVRAEFGDAVDFVLDGGLCEVGVESTIVDVTGDAPVILRPGGVTREDLEAVLGFSVAVPSTSRVRVPGQHPSHYAPRARVVLVEPEKVVAEAELAQELGHRVGVFVPASFAGAPVKAHAVVAVPASLAAYARGLYGFLRELDRQGCDLIVASLPAEEGLGLAIANRLRRAAGPRSAV; this comes from the coding sequence GTGACGGCGAGAACCAGTGACATCGAGAAGGCGGTCGGGGTGCTGCGTGCCGGAGGGCTGGTGGCCCTCCCGACCGAGACCGTCTACGGACTGGGCGCCAACGCCGAGGACCCCGCCGCCGTCTCGCGCATCTTCCAGGTCAAGGGGCGTCCGCCCTCCCACCCGCTGATCGTCCACATCGGCGGCGCGGAGCAGCTGGGCGACTGGGTCGAGGACGTGCCCGCGACGGCCCGCTTGCTGGCCGAACACTTCTGGCCGGGGCCGCTCACGCTGGTCCTGCGGCGGGGTCGCCGCGTGCCCCTCGAAGCGACCGGTGGCCTGGAGACGGAGGCCGTGCGCGTGCCTGACCACCCTGTTGCGCTCGCGCTGCTGAAGGCGTTCGGTGGCGGTGTCACGGCCCCGTCCGCCAACCGCTTCGGCCAGGTCAGTCCCACCACGGCGAACGACGTCCGTGCCGAGTTCGGCGACGCCGTCGACTTCGTGCTGGACGGCGGCCTCTGCGAGGTCGGCGTCGAGTCGACCATCGTTGACGTCACCGGCGATGCCCCGGTCATCCTGCGGCCGGGCGGGGTGACGCGCGAGGACCTCGAAGCGGTGCTGGGGTTCTCGGTCGCGGTGCCCTCGACGAGCCGCGTTCGGGTGCCGGGCCAGCATCCGTCCCACTACGCGCCGCGGGCGCGGGTCGTCCTCGTCGAGCCCGAGAAGGTCGTCGCCGAAGCGGAGCTCGCGCAGGAGCTGGGGCACCGGGTGGGCGTCTTTGTGCCTGCCTCCTTCGCCGGCGCCCCGGTGAAGGCGCACGCCGTGGTGGCGGTTCCGGCTTCGCTGGCCGCCTACGCGCGCGGGCTGTACGGGTTCCTGCGCGAACTCGACCGGCAGGGGTGCGACCTCATTGTCGCGTCCCTGCCGGCGGAGGAGGGGCTGGGACTGGCGATCGCCAACCGGCTCCGCCGGGCCGCGGGGCCCCGGTCTGCCGTGTGA
- a CDS encoding restriction endonuclease yields the protein MIHNAHDDLSNLSLGDLLDIFEDGSHPALFGGLFNHRRSDAEAARRKNLETIRSNEALMATQLDIAARRVLLTARHDVSVRYFDALTAEMDIFRRLVERTEALAPDASVTEANTLGKEVNAWTRRIRALVSASDDEHTRTMWANSFTDLYVMHHRAFEHHISHMLTFDGFAVERWNGGAGDLAADVIARLPAPDGRPAIVQCKHVQDFDTTSLAVVATACRWLLLHGVRRLRPRTHRDLRRSCRNSRPRRRRRRSALPVGVRPGVRIG from the coding sequence ATGATCCACAATGCTCATGACGACCTTTCGAACCTCAGCCTCGGTGACCTGCTCGACATCTTCGAGGACGGTTCCCACCCCGCGCTGTTCGGCGGCCTGTTCAACCACCGCCGCAGTGACGCCGAGGCAGCACGCCGGAAGAACCTGGAGACCATCCGCAGCAACGAAGCCTTGATGGCTACGCAGCTCGACATCGCCGCCCGCCGGGTTCTGTTGACCGCCCGGCACGACGTATCCGTACGCTACTTCGACGCCCTCACCGCGGAGATGGACATCTTCCGTCGACTCGTGGAGCGGACCGAGGCCCTCGCCCCGGACGCCTCGGTGACGGAGGCCAACACGCTCGGCAAGGAGGTCAATGCCTGGACCCGGCGCATCAGGGCCCTGGTCTCGGCATCCGATGACGAACATACACGCACGATGTGGGCGAACTCCTTCACCGATCTGTACGTGATGCACCACCGGGCGTTCGAGCACCACATATCCCACATGCTCACCTTCGACGGGTTCGCGGTCGAGCGCTGGAACGGCGGGGCCGGCGACCTGGCCGCCGACGTGATCGCCCGCCTCCCCGCCCCCGACGGCCGCCCTGCGATCGTGCAGTGCAAGCACGTACAGGACTTTGACACCACCAGTCTTGCGGTAGTGGCAACTGCCTGCCGGTGGCTGCTCCTGCACGGTGTACGTCGTCTGCGGCCCCGCACCCACCGGGATCTTCGTCGCTCCTGCAGGAACAGCCGTCCCCGACGCCGCCGACGACGCTCCGCCCTTCCCGTAGGCGTCCGACCCGGAGTGCGAATTGGATGA
- a CDS encoding exo-alpha-sialidase, giving the protein MATVTTALLSLGGLLLTSHPALADVSNGGFESGSLTGWTSAGTTSVVSSGAHSGTYAARVGGTSPTNGDSSIAQTFTAPTGATQLSFWYDVTCPDTLTYDWATATLTDTTTGTTTTALAKTCTNGQGWKQVTSSVTAGHSYTLKLVSHDDNYAGDATYTLYDDVTFTTATPPPGLAQVSTDPFTNSSSQHATELEPDTFAYGNTIVASSQVGRFTDGGSSDIGWNTSTDGGTTWQHGMLPGITTYQGGTWARVSDPAVAYDAKHGTWMVTGLVIDSSVNGAGVSVSRSTNGTSWQDPVIAVGNDGQGYDKEWIVCDNSATSPYYGTCYVEVDITSSGNAVVMSRSTDGGATWSAPVAPSGGPSGLGGQPLVQANGTVVVPYSANGSSVDAFNSTNGGASWSASTLIANVSSHGVAGNLRDGEGLPSAEIDGSGKIYVAWQDCRFRSGCPANDIVYATSSNGTSWSSVTRVPIDATTSGVDHFIPGIGIDPATSGTTAKIGLYYYFYPNANCTTSTCQLEVGYISSANGGSTWSSPATVAGPMSLSQIAGSTQGSMVGDYISTSVIGGKAVSAFAVGKAPTNGQAFDEALYTAGPLTVTGGSARSTTHGAATVPSPHLTRPLPIRH; this is encoded by the coding sequence GTGGCAACTGTCACCACCGCTCTGCTGTCGTTAGGCGGTCTCCTTCTCACCTCCCACCCGGCCCTGGCCGACGTCTCCAACGGCGGCTTCGAGTCCGGCAGTCTGACCGGCTGGACCTCCGCCGGGACCACCTCCGTGGTCAGCTCAGGAGCCCACAGCGGTACCTACGCCGCCCGGGTCGGCGGCACCTCCCCCACCAACGGCGACTCCTCGATCGCCCAGACCTTCACCGCGCCGACCGGCGCCACCCAGCTGTCGTTCTGGTACGACGTCACCTGCCCCGACACACTGACCTACGACTGGGCCACGGCCACCCTGACCGACACCACCACCGGCACCACGACGACCGCACTGGCCAAGACCTGCACCAACGGCCAGGGCTGGAAGCAAGTGACGTCGTCCGTGACCGCCGGCCACAGCTACACCCTCAAACTCGTCAGCCACGACGACAACTACGCGGGCGACGCCACCTACACCCTCTACGACGACGTCACCTTCACCACCGCCACCCCGCCGCCCGGCCTGGCCCAGGTCAGCACGGACCCGTTCACCAACTCCTCCAGCCAGCACGCCACCGAGCTGGAACCCGACACCTTCGCGTACGGCAACACGATCGTCGCCTCCTCGCAGGTCGGCCGGTTCACCGACGGCGGCTCCTCCGACATCGGCTGGAACACCTCTACCGACGGCGGCACCACCTGGCAGCACGGCATGCTGCCCGGCATCACCACCTACCAGGGCGGCACCTGGGCCCGCGTCTCCGACCCGGCCGTGGCCTACGACGCCAAGCACGGCACCTGGATGGTCACCGGGCTGGTCATCGACTCCAGCGTCAACGGCGCCGGCGTCAGCGTCAGCCGCTCCACGAACGGTACGAGCTGGCAGGACCCGGTGATCGCGGTCGGCAACGACGGCCAGGGCTACGACAAGGAGTGGATCGTCTGCGACAACTCCGCCACCAGCCCGTACTACGGCACCTGCTACGTCGAGGTCGACATCACGTCCTCGGGCAACGCGGTGGTGATGAGCCGCTCCACCGACGGCGGCGCGACCTGGTCGGCGCCGGTGGCTCCGTCCGGAGGCCCGAGCGGCCTGGGCGGCCAGCCCCTCGTCCAGGCGAACGGCACCGTCGTGGTCCCCTACTCCGCCAACGGCAGCTCCGTAGACGCCTTCAACTCCACCAACGGCGGCGCCAGCTGGTCCGCCAGCACCCTGATCGCCAACGTCTCCAGCCACGGCGTGGCCGGCAACCTGCGCGACGGTGAGGGCCTGCCGTCCGCCGAGATCGACGGCTCCGGCAAGATCTACGTCGCCTGGCAGGACTGCCGCTTCCGCTCCGGCTGCCCGGCCAACGACATCGTCTACGCCACCTCCAGCAACGGCACCAGTTGGTCGTCGGTAACCCGTGTCCCGATCGACGCCACCACCAGCGGCGTCGACCACTTCATCCCGGGTATCGGCATCGACCCCGCCACCTCCGGCACGACGGCGAAGATCGGCCTCTACTACTACTTCTACCCCAACGCCAACTGCACCACCTCCACATGCCAGCTGGAGGTCGGCTACATCTCCTCCGCCAACGGCGGCAGCACCTGGAGCAGCCCGGCCACCGTCGCCGGGCCCATGTCCCTGTCCCAGATCGCCGGCAGCACGCAGGGCAGCATGGTCGGCGACTACATCTCCACCTCCGTCATCGGCGGCAAGGCGGTCTCCGCCTTCGCCGTCGGCAAGGCTCCGACCAACGGGCAAGCCTTCGACGAGGCCCTCTACACCGCCGGCCCGCTCACCGTCACCGGCGGCAGCGCCCGCTCCACGACCCACGGCGCGGCGACCGTCCCCTCACCGCACCTCACCAGGCCGCTGCCGATCCGGCACTGA
- a CDS encoding MgtC/SapB family protein: MHALTTMDFLIRLATGAACGALIGVERQWRARMAGLRTNALVATGATLFVLYSVAVGDGGSPTRVASYVVSGIGFLGGGVILRDGAGVRGLNTAATLWCSAAVGVLAASGRLALAALGTLTVLGIHVLLRPAGRLLDRAPAAGSDPDDHVRASVHLRCERGSETHIRALLAQALTASGLTATGLRARREGEDTTSVRAAVTISGDVAAALEQVISRLSLEPGVHDLHWHVDDEDEDERAPRAGQRVLA, translated from the coding sequence ATGCACGCCCTGACCACGATGGACTTCCTGATCCGGCTTGCCACCGGTGCGGCCTGCGGCGCGTTGATCGGCGTGGAGCGGCAGTGGCGGGCGCGCATGGCGGGTCTGCGTACCAACGCCCTGGTCGCCACGGGCGCCACGCTGTTCGTGCTGTACAGCGTGGCGGTGGGCGACGGGGGCAGCCCGACGCGGGTGGCCTCCTACGTCGTGTCCGGGATCGGCTTCCTGGGCGGCGGGGTGATCCTGCGCGACGGCGCCGGCGTGCGCGGCCTGAACACGGCCGCCACCCTGTGGTGCTCGGCGGCGGTCGGCGTGCTGGCCGCCTCCGGACGGCTCGCGCTGGCCGCGCTCGGCACGCTGACGGTGCTCGGCATCCACGTGCTGCTGCGCCCGGCCGGACGCCTGCTGGACCGTGCGCCGGCCGCCGGCAGCGACCCGGACGACCACGTGCGGGCCAGCGTGCACCTGCGCTGCGAGCGCGGGTCCGAGACCCACATCCGGGCCCTGCTCGCCCAGGCCCTGACCGCCTCCGGGCTGACTGCGACGGGGCTGCGGGCCCGCCGTGAGGGCGAGGACACCACCAGCGTGCGTGCCGCCGTCACTATCAGCGGCGACGTGGCTGCCGCGCTGGAGCAGGTCATCTCCCGCCTCTCACTGGAGCCGGGGGTGCACGACCTGCACTGGCACGTGGACGACGAGGACGAAGACGAGCGGGCGCCCCGGGCAGGGCAGCGGGTGCTGGCCTGA
- a CDS encoding NRAMP family divalent metal transporter → MTDTTVTTVAAPRAAVLDDAHIGDIHGALGTIRLDDHGERRGLSAKLKTLLAIVGPGLIVMVGDNDAGAFATYGQAGQNYGTHLLWTLLLLVPVLYINQEMVLRLGAVTGVGHARLILERFGKFWGAFSVIDLFLLNALTLVTEFIGITLSAGYLGLPKAAAVVLAAVIIIASAFTGSFRRFERVAMTLCAASLLLVPIYFMVHPHASQMAAGFITPNLPGGSGQLSTVMLLIIGIVGTTVAPWQLFFQQSYVIDKRITPRFMRYEKADLWIGIVIVVIGAAAMMGFTAAAFSGTHGFGQFTDTAGVAQGLETKAGKLAGVLFAIALLDASIIGAFAVSLSTAYAIGDVLGMKHSLHRGVGGAKGFYAVYAGLVAAAATIVLIPGSPLGLLTEGVQTLAGVLLPSASVFLLLLCNDKQVLGPWVNGPKTNAFTAAVVGVLVMLSVILTASVLFPDISADVIVDIMAACGVAGVLAAGYAFTRRRTATKDDPIDRTGRDAWRMPPLESLAPAVMSSGKKIGMGALRTYLLVSMILVVIKIVQVAVSQ, encoded by the coding sequence ATGACCGACACCACCGTGACCACGGTCGCCGCACCCCGCGCGGCGGTACTCGACGACGCGCACATCGGCGACATCCACGGCGCGCTGGGCACCATCCGCCTGGACGACCACGGCGAGCGCCGCGGCCTGTCGGCGAAGCTGAAGACGCTGCTGGCGATCGTCGGCCCCGGCCTGATCGTGATGGTCGGCGACAACGACGCCGGCGCGTTCGCCACCTACGGCCAGGCCGGCCAGAACTACGGCACCCACCTGCTGTGGACCCTGCTCCTGCTGGTGCCCGTGCTCTACATCAACCAGGAGATGGTGCTCCGCCTCGGCGCGGTCACCGGTGTCGGCCATGCCCGGCTGATCCTGGAGCGGTTCGGAAAGTTCTGGGGCGCGTTCAGCGTCATCGACCTGTTCCTGCTGAACGCGCTCACTCTGGTGACCGAGTTCATCGGGATCACGCTGTCCGCCGGCTATCTGGGTCTGCCCAAGGCGGCGGCGGTGGTGCTGGCCGCCGTGATCATCATCGCGTCGGCGTTCACCGGATCCTTCCGCCGCTTCGAGCGGGTGGCGATGACGCTGTGCGCGGCCTCGCTGCTGCTGGTGCCGATCTACTTCATGGTCCACCCGCACGCCTCGCAGATGGCCGCCGGCTTCATCACCCCGAATCTGCCGGGTGGCTCCGGGCAACTGTCCACGGTGATGCTGCTGATCATCGGCATCGTCGGGACCACGGTCGCCCCCTGGCAGCTGTTCTTCCAGCAGTCGTACGTGATCGACAAGCGGATCACCCCGCGGTTCATGCGCTACGAGAAGGCCGACCTGTGGATCGGCATCGTCATCGTGGTCATCGGCGCTGCCGCGATGATGGGCTTCACGGCTGCCGCGTTCTCGGGGACGCACGGCTTCGGCCAGTTCACCGACACCGCCGGGGTCGCGCAGGGCCTTGAGACCAAGGCGGGCAAGCTGGCCGGGGTGTTGTTCGCGATCGCGCTGCTGGACGCCTCGATCATCGGCGCGTTCGCCGTCTCGCTGTCGACCGCGTACGCGATCGGTGACGTGCTGGGCATGAAGCACTCCCTGCACCGGGGGGTGGGCGGCGCGAAGGGTTTCTATGCCGTCTACGCCGGGCTCGTGGCCGCCGCGGCCACGATCGTGCTGATCCCGGGCTCGCCGCTGGGCCTGCTGACCGAGGGCGTGCAGACCCTCGCCGGTGTGCTGCTGCCGTCCGCGAGCGTGTTCCTTCTGCTGCTGTGCAACGACAAGCAGGTCCTCGGCCCGTGGGTGAACGGCCCGAAGACCAACGCCTTCACCGCCGCCGTGGTGGGGGTGCTGGTCATGCTGTCGGTGATCCTGACCGCCTCGGTCCTGTTCCCGGACATCAGCGCGGACGTGATCGTCGACATCATGGCCGCCTGCGGGGTCGCAGGGGTGCTCGCCGCCGGGTATGCCTTCACCCGGCGCCGTACGGCCACTAAGGATGACCCGATCGACCGCACCGGCCGGGACGCCTGGCGGATGCCGCCGCTGGAGAGCCTCGCCCCAGCCGTGATGTCCAGCGGCAAGAAAATCGGCATGGGCGCGCTGCGCACCTACCTGCTGGTCTCCATGATTCTCGTGGTCATCAAGATCGTGCAGGTCGCGGTCAGCCAGTAA
- a CDS encoding magnesium transporter MgtE N-terminal domain-containing protein → MSSTARFRDRRVHLERRVTATKAVRTSLVSLAGLIGGSATNQAGEEVGRVVDVVARLYGTEPYPPVTGLILRIGRRQTFLAAEAIGKVQAGHVQLRTARVDLRDFSRRPGEVLLAKDILDHQLVDVDGVQVTRAADLYLAPLVGQVVLVGVDVSLPTLLRRLGPRRWQARPTPDRVLDWQAVAPFAEQATEGPPEVRLRASRAALQRLRPAELADILEDLGRNERQQLLGWLEPEQAADALEEMEPHELENLLREAQPEHAARLVDEMEPDEATDALRDLTREEREALLSRMPSGEAAELRRLLTHREGTAGGAMTTLLITSRPDETVAKVRAQLAEQAEHRTEIDAIAVVDDNGRLLCDLPLFDLAVAEDTTPMADLVTWRSQFGPPATVRPDTPLGEAADQLVDSRATSLLVVDDTDRPLGRILADDLLDYLLPERGRLHFRRFLQ, encoded by the coding sequence ATGTCCAGCACGGCTCGGTTCCGCGACCGCCGGGTCCACCTCGAACGCCGTGTCACCGCTACCAAGGCGGTGCGCACCTCCCTGGTCTCGCTGGCCGGGCTGATCGGCGGCTCGGCCACCAATCAGGCGGGCGAGGAGGTCGGCCGCGTCGTCGACGTGGTCGCCCGGCTCTACGGCACGGAGCCGTATCCGCCGGTCACCGGGCTGATCCTGCGCATCGGCCGCCGACAGACGTTCCTGGCCGCGGAGGCCATCGGCAAGGTGCAGGCAGGCCACGTACAGCTGCGCACCGCCCGCGTCGACCTGCGCGACTTCTCCCGCCGCCCCGGCGAGGTGCTGCTGGCCAAGGACATCCTCGACCACCAGCTCGTCGACGTGGACGGCGTCCAGGTCACCCGGGCCGCCGACCTGTACCTCGCGCCCCTGGTCGGCCAGGTCGTGCTGGTCGGCGTGGATGTCTCCCTGCCGACCCTGCTGCGCCGGCTCGGCCCGCGCCGCTGGCAGGCCCGGCCGACCCCGGATCGGGTACTGGACTGGCAGGCGGTGGCGCCGTTCGCCGAGCAGGCCACCGAGGGGCCGCCGGAGGTGCGGCTGCGCGCCTCCCGCGCCGCGCTGCAGCGGCTGCGCCCCGCCGAACTCGCCGACATCCTCGAAGACCTCGGCCGCAACGAACGCCAGCAGCTGCTGGGCTGGCTGGAGCCGGAGCAGGCCGCCGACGCGCTGGAGGAAATGGAACCGCACGAGCTGGAGAATCTGCTACGTGAGGCCCAGCCGGAGCACGCCGCCCGCCTGGTGGACGAGATGGAGCCCGACGAGGCCACCGACGCCCTGCGCGACCTCACCCGCGAGGAGCGCGAGGCCCTGCTGTCCCGCATGCCGAGCGGCGAGGCCGCGGAGCTGCGACGGCTGCTGACCCACCGCGAGGGCACCGCAGGCGGCGCCATGACCACCCTGCTGATCACCTCCCGCCCGGACGAGACCGTCGCCAAAGTGCGGGCACAGCTGGCCGAACAGGCCGAGCACCGCACCGAGATCGACGCGATCGCTGTCGTGGACGACAACGGCCGGCTGCTGTGTGACCTCCCCCTGTTCGACCTGGCCGTCGCCGAGGACACCACCCCGATGGCCGACCTGGTGACCTGGCGATCCCAGTTCGGCCCGCCAGCCACCGTCCGCCCCGACACCCCCCTCGGCGAGGCCGCCGACCAACTGGTCGACTCCCGCGCCACCTCACTTCTGGTGGTCGACGACACCGACCGGCCCCTCGGCCGGATCCTCGCCGACGACCTGCTCGACTACCTGCTGCCCGAGCGCGGGCGCCTGCACTTCCGGAGGTTCCTGCAGTGA
- a CDS encoding NRAMP family divalent metal transporter: MTSDLDTTTATSPAAPATRRRGLSRIAMVAAIAGPGLVAANAGNDAAGIATYASAGSQFTYGTLFFMVLVTIALVMVQEMAVRLGAHTGKGLGALIREQFSLRLTALAVFCLLLANTGLVVSEFAGIGAAFELLGVPKWAVIPPAAILLWSLVLFGSYRWAERIFLIMSLAFFAYPIAMILGHPQWGEVGKHLVVPHIEPNKSFILLAVALIGTTVSPYMQFYAAAGVVDRGAKPEDYRLIKLDAVIGAVFACIISLTIIIATAAAIGGTGPLDSAAQAAEALKPVAGQNAELLFAMGLIGASALAGAVVPLSASYAVGEAAGVERSVSRSFRDAPLFLGLFTAQIVLGAVVAMTPVNVIQLLIGTQVLQGLISPIVLVYLLVLTNRRSVLGAAANGPRYRIGATVVVVGVAAMSTILLVQTVLGWFGLG; encoded by the coding sequence GTGACCAGCGACCTGGACACCACGACGGCCACGTCCCCCGCCGCCCCTGCCACGCGGCGGCGGGGCCTGAGCCGTATCGCGATGGTCGCTGCCATCGCCGGTCCCGGCCTGGTCGCCGCGAACGCCGGCAACGACGCCGCAGGCATCGCCACCTACGCCTCCGCCGGCTCCCAATTCACCTACGGCACCCTGTTCTTCATGGTGCTGGTCACCATCGCCCTGGTCATGGTCCAGGAGATGGCCGTACGCCTCGGCGCGCACACCGGCAAGGGTCTCGGGGCGCTGATCCGCGAGCAGTTCAGCCTCCGCCTGACCGCACTAGCGGTGTTCTGTCTCCTGCTGGCCAACACGGGCCTGGTCGTCAGCGAGTTCGCGGGCATCGGCGCCGCCTTCGAACTGCTCGGCGTACCAAAGTGGGCGGTCATCCCGCCGGCCGCGATCCTGCTCTGGTCGCTGGTCCTGTTCGGCTCCTACCGGTGGGCCGAACGCATTTTCCTCATCATGTCGCTGGCCTTCTTCGCCTACCCCATCGCGATGATCCTGGGCCACCCCCAGTGGGGCGAGGTCGGCAAACACCTCGTCGTCCCGCACATCGAGCCCAACAAGAGCTTCATCCTCCTCGCGGTCGCCCTGATCGGCACGACCGTCAGCCCGTACATGCAGTTCTACGCCGCGGCGGGTGTCGTCGACCGGGGCGCCAAACCCGAGGACTACCGGCTCATCAAGCTGGATGCCGTGATCGGGGCGGTGTTCGCCTGCATCATCAGCTTGACGATCATCATCGCCACCGCCGCCGCGATCGGCGGCACCGGCCCGCTGGACTCAGCCGCTCAGGCCGCCGAAGCCCTCAAACCGGTCGCCGGCCAGAACGCCGAACTCCTCTTCGCCATGGGCCTGATCGGTGCCTCCGCGCTCGCCGGTGCCGTCGTACCGCTCTCCGCCAGCTACGCCGTCGGCGAGGCCGCCGGAGTGGAACGCTCCGTCTCCCGCAGCTTCCGCGACGCACCGCTCTTCCTGGGCCTGTTCACCGCCCAGATCGTGCTCGGCGCGGTCGTGGCCATGACCCCGGTGAACGTCATCCAGCTGCTCATCGGCACCCAGGTCCTCCAGGGCCTGATCAGCCCCATCGTGCTGGTCTATCTCCTGGTCCTCACCAACCGCCGCTCCGTGCTCGGCGCGGCGGCCAACGGCCCTCGCTACCGGATCGGCGCCACTGTCGTGGTCGTCGGCGTCGCGGCCATGTCCACCATCCTGCTCGTCCAGACCGTCCTCGGCTGGTTCGGCCTCGGCTGA
- a CDS encoding IS30 family transposase: MATLSTLPEQARRSLTWDQGSEMARHHELAPYFTDGIFFARPGGPWERGTNENTNGLIRQYLPKRTNLSLHTADDLRVIDHRLNNRPRKTLSRQTPAQAFAAALAL; this comes from the coding sequence ATCGCCACCCTCAGCACGCTGCCGGAACAGGCACGTCGGAGTCTCACCTGGGACCAGGGCTCCGAGATGGCCCGCCATCACGAACTCGCGCCCTACTTCACCGACGGGATCTTCTTCGCACGCCCAGGCGGTCCCTGGGAACGAGGCACGAATGAGAACACCAACGGCTTGATCCGGCAGTACCTGCCCAAGCGCACGAACCTGTCCCTGCACACCGCTGACGACCTTCGCGTCATCGACCACCGGCTGAACAACCGACCCCGCAAGACACTGAGTAGGCAGACCCCTGCTCAAGCATTCGCCGCGGCTCTGGCACTCTGA